From Mucilaginibacter rubeus, a single genomic window includes:
- the rny gene encoding ribonuclease Y: protein MDILLYVIIGLLVGAIIGVLIGRFLLRKLFKDQEASAQNKVKKILKDAENNAEILKKNKLLEAKEKFLQMKAEHEQEVNNKNNAVNQRENSVKQKEQSLNQRLENVNRKESELDNTRKNLEKQTEVVVKKQDEVEHLKNQHIQQLETIAGLSADDAKNQLVDTLREEARTKAMIQIKDIVDEAKLTATKEAKKIVIQTIQRTATESAIENTVSIFNIENDEIKGRIIGREGRNIRALEAATGIEIIVDDTPEAIILSGFDPVRREIARLAMHRLVTDGRIHPARIEEVVAKTKKQIEEEIVEIGERTVIDLGIHGLHPELIRMVGRMRYRSSYGQNLLQHSREVANFCATMAAELGLNVKLAKRAGLLHDIGKVPDDNPELPHAILGMQLAEKYKEHPEVCNAIGAHHDEIEMTSMLSPIIQACDAISGARPGARREVVESYIKRLKELEELALSYPGVEKTFAIQAGRELRVVVESEKISDAQSEVLAADISNRIQTEMTYPGQIKVTVIRETRSVAFAK from the coding sequence ATGGACATATTACTATACGTTATCATCGGCCTGCTTGTAGGCGCCATCATTGGCGTTTTAATTGGCCGCTTCCTGCTTCGAAAGCTTTTCAAAGACCAGGAAGCCTCAGCTCAGAATAAAGTGAAAAAGATTTTAAAAGATGCTGAAAATAATGCCGAGATCCTCAAGAAAAACAAACTGCTTGAAGCAAAAGAGAAATTTTTGCAGATGAAAGCTGAGCACGAGCAGGAAGTTAACAATAAAAACAACGCTGTAAACCAGCGCGAAAACAGCGTAAAACAAAAGGAGCAATCATTAAATCAGCGCCTGGAAAATGTTAACCGCAAAGAGAGCGAGCTTGATAATACCCGCAAAAACCTTGAGAAACAAACAGAGGTAGTAGTTAAAAAACAGGACGAAGTTGAGCACCTGAAAAACCAGCACATCCAGCAACTGGAAACCATCGCCGGCTTATCTGCCGATGATGCTAAAAACCAATTGGTGGATACCCTGCGCGAAGAGGCCCGCACAAAAGCCATGATCCAGATCAAGGATATTGTTGATGAGGCTAAGCTTACTGCTACAAAAGAAGCTAAGAAAATAGTTATTCAAACTATTCAGCGTACTGCTACTGAAAGCGCTATTGAAAATACAGTATCTATTTTCAACATCGAAAACGACGAGATCAAAGGCCGTATCATTGGCCGCGAAGGGCGTAACATCCGTGCTTTGGAGGCTGCTACCGGTATTGAGATCATTGTTGATGATACCCCGGAAGCCATCATTTTATCAGGTTTTGACCCGGTAAGGCGCGAGATTGCCCGTTTGGCAATGCACCGTTTGGTTACCGACGGCCGTATTCACCCTGCCCGCATTGAGGAGGTGGTTGCCAAAACCAAAAAGCAAATTGAAGAAGAAATTGTTGAAATAGGTGAGCGTACTGTGATCGACTTGGGTATTCATGGTTTACACCCTGAACTGATCCGTATGGTTGGCCGTATGCGTTACCGTTCATCATACGGGCAAAACTTGTTACAGCACTCGCGAGAGGTGGCAAATTTTTGCGCTACTATGGCCGCTGAGTTAGGCCTTAATGTAAAACTTGCTAAACGTGCCGGTTTACTTCATGATATTGGTAAAGTACCTGATGATAACCCGGAGTTGCCTCACGCTATTTTAGGTATGCAACTGGCCGAAAAATATAAGGAACATCCGGAAGTTTGTAACGCTATTGGTGCTCACCACGATGAAATTGAGATGACCTCAATGCTGTCACCAATAATTCAGGCTTGTGATGCTATCTCAGGTGCACGTCCTGGTGCCCGTCGCGAGGTTGTTGAAAGTTACATCAAGCGTTTGAAAGAGTTGGAAGAATTAGCGCTTTCATATCCGGGTGTAGAGAAAACCTTTGCGATACAGGCAGGCCGCGAACTGCGTGTTGTTGTTGAGAGCGAAAAGATCAGCGATGCGCAATCAGAAGTATTGGCTGCTGATATTTCAAACAGGATCCAGACAGAAATGACTTATCCAGGTCAAATTAAAGTTACCGTTATCAGGGAAACCCGTTCGGTAGCATTTGCCAAGTAA
- a CDS encoding DUF962 domain-containing protein — protein sequence MATKTNNKQKATVNIDERLVDQYFREYQEAHQDEVNSMIHYICIPTLTFSLFGLIWAIPFPHLGFLGIYNGYFNWASFVIAIAIYFYLKLSPIISYFILFILLGFSYGIMELVAWQQTGGPAMWLLCVSIFIPSVSALLIGNSREPEFAKNKLNIKSLAIAPAYLLNQLLNKLRIKS from the coding sequence GTGGCAACAAAAACAAACAACAAACAGAAAGCAACGGTAAATATTGATGAACGCCTGGTTGATCAATATTTTAGGGAGTATCAAGAAGCTCACCAGGATGAGGTTAACAGTATGATACATTATATCTGCATCCCAACTTTAACGTTTAGCCTCTTTGGATTGATCTGGGCTATCCCTTTTCCGCATTTGGGCTTTTTAGGAATCTACAACGGATATTTTAACTGGGCTTCATTTGTGATAGCTATTGCCATCTATTTCTATTTAAAGCTATCGCCAATTATATCTTACTTTATCTTATTTATTTTATTGGGGTTTAGTTACGGTATAATGGAACTGGTAGCCTGGCAACAAACGGGAGGGCCTGCTATGTGGCTGTTATGTGTTTCTATATTTATTCCTTCTGTAAGCGCGTTGCTCATAGGCAATAGCCGCGAACCGGAATTTGCAAAAAACAAACTCAATATCAAATCATTGGCTATAGCACCGGCATACCTGCTGAATCAATTGCTTAATAAGCTGAGAATCAAAAGTTGA
- a CDS encoding cell division protein ZapA codes for MGEISIKINIADRVYPLKVNMEEEEIIRRAAKLINDRIKEYQENYAVRDKQDLLSMCVLHYATSSLKAEKKVTVEDTEVTEKVYHLDHLLTEFFSK; via the coding sequence ATGGGAGAAATCTCAATAAAAATAAATATTGCTGATCGTGTTTACCCCTTAAAGGTTAACATGGAGGAAGAAGAAATAATACGCAGGGCGGCTAAGCTGATCAACGACCGGATAAAAGAATATCAAGAAAATTATGCGGTTAGGGATAAGCAGGATTTACTTTCAATGTGTGTATTGCATTATGCTACATCATCATTGAAGGCTGAAAAGAAAGTTACCGTGGAGGATACCGAGGTAACAGAAAAAGTTTATCATTTAGATCATTTGTTGACCGAATTTTTTTCGAAGTAA